A region of Saimiri boliviensis isolate mSaiBol1 chromosome 8, mSaiBol1.pri, whole genome shotgun sequence DNA encodes the following proteins:
- the IQCF6 gene encoding IQ domain-containing protein F6 isoform X3: protein MVRRTLLHAALRAWVIQCWWRSMQAKMLEQRRRLALRLYTCQEWAVVKVQAQVRMWQARRRFLQARQAACIIQSHWRWHASQQRGLIRGRYEVRASRLELDIEILMT, encoded by the coding sequence ATGGTGCGCCGGACATTACTGCACGCAGCACTCAGAGCCTGGGTCATCCAGTGCTGGTGGAGGTCAATGCAGGCCAAGATGTTGGAGCAAAGACGGCGCCTGGCACTAAGACTCTATACCTGCCAGGAGTGGGCGGTGGTGAAGGTGCAGGCACAGGTTCGAATGTGGCAGGCCCGCAGGCGGTTTCTCCAGGCACGCCAAGCAGCCTGCATCATCCAGTCTCATTGGCGCTGGCATGCCAGCCAACAACGAGGCCTGATCCGGGGCCGCTACGAGGTCAGAGCCAGCCGGCTGGAGCTTGACATCGAAATCCTCATGACCTAG
- the LOC101032668 gene encoding leucine-rich repeat-containing protein 28-like isoform X1 — protein sequence MASELCKTISVATLEKHKNLFLNYRNLHHFPLELLKDEGLQYLERLYMKRNSLTTLPENLAQKLPNLVELYLHSNNIVVVPEAIGSLVKLQCLDLSDNALEIVCPEIGRLRALCHLRLANNRLQFLPPEVGYLKELQTLDISTNRLLTLPERLHMCLSLQYLTVDRNRLWYVPRHLCQLPSLNELSMAGNRLAFLPLDLGRSRELQYVYVDNNINLKGLPFYLYNKVIGCSGCGAPIQVSEVKLLSFSSGPRTVFLPAEVKAIGTEHDHVLPLQELAMRSLYHTYHSFLQDLNFLSPISLPRSLPELLHCPLGHCHRCSEPMFTIVYPKLFPLRETPMVGLHQGRTTVSFVAYCCSTQCLQTFDLLS from the coding sequence ATGGCATCTGAACTTTGTAAGACGATCTCTGTGGCAACGCTGGAAAAGCACAAGAATTTGTTCTTAAATTATAGGAATCTGCACCATTTTCCATTGGAGTTACTGAAAGATGAGGGACTGCAGTACTTGGAGAGACTCTATATGAAAAGGAACTCCCTGACAACCTTGCCAGAAAACCTTGCTCAGAAGCTTCCAAACCTTGTGGAACTATACCTACACTCAAATAACATAGTTGTGGTACCAGAAGCCATTGGGTCCCTTGTAAAACTCCAATGTCTGGATCTTAGTGACAATGCCTTAGAAATTGTTTGCCCAGAAATTGGCCGTCTGCGAGCTTTATGTCATCTTCGATTGGCTAATAACCGGCTGCAATTCCTACCTCCAGAGGTTGGCTATTTGAAGGAGCTGCAGACACTAGACATTTCTACCAATCGTTTGCTAACTTTACCCGAGAGGCTTCACATGTGCCTTTCTCTGCAGTACCTCACTGTGGATCGAAATCGTCTATGGTATGTGCCGCGCCATCTCTGCCAGCTGCCCAGCCTCAATGAGCTCTCCATGGCTGGAAACCGTCTTGCATTTTTGCCACTTGATTTAGGTCGATCTCGAGAACTACAATATGTATACGTTGATAACAACATAAACCTGAAAGGCTTGCCATTTTATCTGTACAATAAGGtcattgggtgcagtggctgtgGTGCTCCCATTCAAGTTTCCGAGGTGAAGCTGCTTTCCTTTTCATCAGGGCCTCGAACCGTTTTCCTCCCAGCCGAGGTGAAGGCCATAGGGACAGAGCATGATCACGTCCTCCCTCTGCAGGAACTGGCCATGAGAAGTCTATATCATACCTACCACAGCTTTCTGCAAGATTTGAACTTTCTGTCTCCAATCTCATTACCCAGAAGTCTCCCGGAGCTGCTGCACTGCCCTCTGGGGCACTGTCATCGATGTAGTGAGCCTATGTTTACCATCGTCTACCCCAAGCTCTTTCCCTTGAGAGAGACGCCAATGGTAGGGCTGCACCAGGGGAGGACAACTGTTAGTTTTGTGGCTTACTGCTGCTCCACCCAGTGTCTGCAGACTTTTGACCTGCTGAGTTGA
- the IQCF6 gene encoding IQ domain-containing protein F6 isoform X1 has protein sequence MDTQNLSKVLAGGTCLTENEQCLKLEKTAIKIQSWWRGNMVRRTLLHAALRAWVIQCWWRSMQAKMLEQRRRLALRLYTCQEWAVVKVQAQVRMWQARRRFLQARQAACIIQSHWRWHASQQRGLIRGRYEVRASRLELDIEILMT, from the exons ATGGATACACAAAATTTGAGTAAGGTCCTTGCAGGTGGGACTTGCCTGACAGAGAACGAACAGTGTCTAAAG TTAGAGAAGACAGCCATAAAGATTCAGTCATGGTGGCGTGGCAACATGGTGCGCCGGACATTACTGCACGCAGCACTCAGAGCCTGGGTCATCCAGTGCTGGTGGAGGTCAATGCAGGCCAAGATGTTGGAGCAAAGACGGCGCCTGGCACTAAGACTCTATACCTGCCAGGAGTGGGCGGTGGTGAAGGTGCAGGCACAGGTTCGAATGTGGCAGGCCCGCAGGCGGTTTCTCCAGGCACGCCAAGCAGCCTGCATCATCCAGTCTCATTGGCGCTGGCATGCCAGCCAACAACGAGGCCTGATCCGGGGCCGCTACGAGGTCAGAGCCAGCCGGCTGGAGCTTGACATCGAAATCCTCATGACCTAG
- the IQCF6 gene encoding IQ domain-containing protein F6 isoform X2, producing the protein MDTQNLKKTAIKIQSWWRGNMVRRTLLHAALRAWVIQCWWRSMQAKMLEQRRRLALRLYTCQEWAVVKVQAQVRMWQARRRFLQARQAACIIQSHWRWHASQQRGLIRGRYEVRASRLELDIEILMT; encoded by the exons ATGGATACACAAAATTTGA AGAAGACAGCCATAAAGATTCAGTCATGGTGGCGTGGCAACATGGTGCGCCGGACATTACTGCACGCAGCACTCAGAGCCTGGGTCATCCAGTGCTGGTGGAGGTCAATGCAGGCCAAGATGTTGGAGCAAAGACGGCGCCTGGCACTAAGACTCTATACCTGCCAGGAGTGGGCGGTGGTGAAGGTGCAGGCACAGGTTCGAATGTGGCAGGCCCGCAGGCGGTTTCTCCAGGCACGCCAAGCAGCCTGCATCATCCAGTCTCATTGGCGCTGGCATGCCAGCCAACAACGAGGCCTGATCCGGGGCCGCTACGAGGTCAGAGCCAGCCGGCTGGAGCTTGACATCGAAATCCTCATGACCTAG
- the LOC101032668 gene encoding leucine-rich repeat-containing protein 28-like isoform X2 produces the protein MASELCKTISVATLEKHKNLFLNYRNLHHFPLELLKDEGLQYLERLYMKRNSLTTLPENLAQKLPNLVELYLHSNNIVVVPEAIGSLVKLQCLDLSDNALEIVCPEIGRLRALCHLRLANNRLQFLPPEVGYLKELQTLDISTNRLLTLPERLHMCLSLQYLTVDRNRLWYVPRHLCQLPSLNELSMAGNRLAFLPLDLGRSRELQYVYVDNNINLKGLPFYLYNKVIGCSGCGAPIQVSEVKLLSFSSGPRTVFLPAEVKAIGTEHDHVLPLQELAMRSLYHTYHSFLQDLNFLGGQLLVLWLTAAPPSVCRLLTC, from the exons ATGGCATCTGAACTTTGTAAGACGATCTCTGTGGCAACGCTGGAAAAGCACAAGAATTTGTTCTTAAATTATAGGAATCTGCACCATTTTCCATTGGAGTTACTGAAAGATGAGGGACTGCAGTACTTGGAGAGACTCTATATGAAAAGGAACTCCCTGACAACCTTGCCAGAAAACCTTGCTCAGAAGCTTCCAAACCTTGTGGAACTATACCTACACTCAAATAACATAGTTGTGGTACCAGAAGCCATTGGGTCCCTTGTAAAACTCCAATGTCTGGATCTTAGTGACAATGCCTTAGAAATTGTTTGCCCAGAAATTGGCCGTCTGCGAGCTTTATGTCATCTTCGATTGGCTAATAACCGGCTGCAATTCCTACCTCCAGAGGTTGGCTATTTGAAGGAGCTGCAGACACTAGACATTTCTACCAATCGTTTGCTAACTTTACCCGAGAGGCTTCACATGTGCCTTTCTCTGCAGTACCTCACTGTGGATCGAAATCGTCTATGGTATGTGCCGCGCCATCTCTGCCAGCTGCCCAGCCTCAATGAGCTCTCCATGGCTGGAAACCGTCTTGCATTTTTGCCACTTGATTTAGGTCGATCTCGAGAACTACAATATGTATACGTTGATAACAACATAAACCTGAAAGGCTTGCCATTTTATCTGTACAATAAGGtcattgggtgcagtggctgtgGTGCTCCCATTCAAGTTTCCGAGGTGAAGCTGCTTTCCTTTTCATCAGGGCCTCGAACCGTTTTCCTCCCAGCCGAGGTGAAGGCCATAGGGACAGAGCATGATCACGTCCTCCCTCTGCAGGAACTGGCCATGAGAAGTCTATATCATACCTACCACAGCTTTCTGCAAGATTTGAACTTTCT GGGAGGACAACTGTTAGTTTTGTGGCTTACTGCTGCTCCACCCAGTGTCTGCAGACTTTTGACCTGCTGA